One segment of Arvicanthis niloticus isolate mArvNil1 chromosome 5, mArvNil1.pat.X, whole genome shotgun sequence DNA contains the following:
- the LOC117709292 gene encoding cytochrome P450 2J3 isoform X1 produces the protein MLAAAGPLVAVIWTSLCLRILLPAAVTFLFLADFLKNRRPKNYPPGPWRLPILGCLFHLDPEQPHLSLQQFVKKYGNVLSLDFANIPSVVITGMPLIKEVFTQMEHNFLNRPVTLLRKHLFNNNGLIFSSGQTWKEQRRFALMTLRNFGLGKKSLEQRIQEEAHHLVEAIREEGGQPFDPHLNINNAVSNIICSITFGERFEYHDSQFQEVLKLLDEAVCLESSIMCQLYNIFPKILQYLPGSHQKLFRNWRKLKSFVSDIINIHRRDWDPDKPRDFIDAFLKEMAKYPDKTTTSFNEENLICSTLDLFFAGTETTSTTLRWALLCMALYPEVQEKLQAEIDRVIGQGRQPNLADRDSMPYTNAVIHEVQRLGNIIPLNVPREVAVDTKLGGFNLPKGTMVLSNLTALHRDPREWTTPDTFNPDHFLENGQFKKRESFLPFSMGKRACLGEQLARSELFIFITSLVQKFTFKPPVNEKLSLQFRVSVTVSPVSYRLCAIPRL, from the exons ATGCTTGCTGCAGCGGGCCCTCTAGTGGCTGTCATTTGGACCTCGCTCTGTCTCCGGATTTTGCTGCCGGCTGCTGTGACCTTTCTGTTCCTGGCTGATTTCCTCAAAAACAGGCGCCCCAAGAACTACCCTCCAGGGCCATGGCGCCTGCCCATCTTGGGTTGCTTGTTCCATTTGGACCCCGAGCAGCCCCACCTATCCCTTCAGCAG TTTGTGAAGAAATATGGAAATGTTTTAAGCCTGGATTTTGCTAACATACCTTCAGTGGTTATAACTGGCATGCCCTTAATCAAAGAAGTCTTTACTCAAATGGAGCACAATTTTCTGAATCGCCCGGTCACTCTTCTCCGAAAACATCTCTTTAACAATAATG GATTGATCTTCTCCAGTGGCCAGACGTGGAAGGAGCAAAGAAGGTTCGCCTTGATGACACTGAGGAACTTTGGCTTGGGAAAGAAGAGCTTAGAGCAGCGAATACAGGAGGAGGCCCACCATCTCGTGGAGGCCATAAGAGAGGAGGGAG GACAGCCTTTTGATCCTCACCTCAATATCAACAATGCAGTTTCCAATATTATTTGCTCTATTACTTTTGGAGAGCGCTTTGAGTACCATGACAGTCAGTTTCAGGAGGTGCTGAAGCTACTTGATGAGGCTGTGTGTTTGGAGTCATCAATAATGTGCCAG CTCTACAATATTTTTCCAAAGATACTTCAGTATCTTCCTGGATCACACCAAAAACTTTTCAGAAACTGGCGAAAACTGAAATCGTTTGTTTCTGATATTATTAATATTCACCGGAGAGACTGGGATCCAGATAAGCCGAGAGACTTCATTGATGCTTTCCTCAAGGAAATGGCAAAG TACCCAGACAAGACTACTACAAGTTTCAATGAAGAAAACCTCATCTGCAGCACTCTGGACCTCTTCTTTGCCGGAACAGAGACAACATCCACAACACTGCGCTGGGCTCTGCTCTGCATGGCCCTCTACCCAGAAGTCCAAG aaaaattgCAGGCTGAGATTGACAGAGTGATTGGCCAAGGAAGACAGCCAAACCTGGCAGACAGAGACTCCATGCCCTACACCAATGCTGTAATCCATGAAGTGCAGAGACTAGGCAACATCATCCCCTTGAATGTTCCCAGGGAAGTGGCAGTTGACACCAAGTTGGGTGGATTTAACTTGCCAAAG GGTACCATGGTTCTATCCAACCTAACTGCACTGCACAGGGACCCTAGAGAGTGGACCACACCAGATACCTTCAATCCAGACCACTTTTTGGAGAATGGACAGTTTAAGAAGAGAGAATCCTTTCTGCCATTCTCAATGG GAAAGCGAGCTTGTCTTGGAGAACAACTGGCCAGGTCTGAGCTGTTCATTTTTATCACTTCTCTTGTCCAAAAATTTACCTTCAAGCCCCCAGTCAATGAGAAGCTAAGTCTGCAATTCAGAGTGTCTGTCACCGTTTCTCCAGTCAGTTACCGCCTTTGTGCAATTCCTAGACTGTGA
- the LOC117709292 gene encoding cytochrome P450 2J3 isoform X2: MLAAAGPLVAVIWTSLCLRILLPAAVTFLFLADFLKNRRPKNYPPGPWRLPILGCLFHLDPEQPHLSLQQFVKKYGNVLSLDFANIPSVVITGMPLIKEVFTQMEHNFLNRPVTLLRKHLFNNNGLIFSSGQTWKEQRRFALMTLRNFGLGKKSLEQRIQEEAHHLVEAIREEGGQPFDPHLNINNAVSNIICSITFGERFEYHDSQFQEVLKLLDEAVCLESSIMCQLYNIFPKILQYLPGSHQKLFRNWRKLKSFVSDIINIHRRDWDPDKPRDFIDAFLKEMAKYPDKTTTSFNEENLICSTLDLFFAGTETTSTTLRWALLCMALYPEVQEKLQAEIDRVIGQGRQPNLADRDSMPYTNAVIHEVQRLGNIIPLNVPREVAVDTKLGGFNLPKESELVLENNWPGLSCSFLSLLLSKNLPSSPQSMRS; encoded by the exons ATGCTTGCTGCAGCGGGCCCTCTAGTGGCTGTCATTTGGACCTCGCTCTGTCTCCGGATTTTGCTGCCGGCTGCTGTGACCTTTCTGTTCCTGGCTGATTTCCTCAAAAACAGGCGCCCCAAGAACTACCCTCCAGGGCCATGGCGCCTGCCCATCTTGGGTTGCTTGTTCCATTTGGACCCCGAGCAGCCCCACCTATCCCTTCAGCAG TTTGTGAAGAAATATGGAAATGTTTTAAGCCTGGATTTTGCTAACATACCTTCAGTGGTTATAACTGGCATGCCCTTAATCAAAGAAGTCTTTACTCAAATGGAGCACAATTTTCTGAATCGCCCGGTCACTCTTCTCCGAAAACATCTCTTTAACAATAATG GATTGATCTTCTCCAGTGGCCAGACGTGGAAGGAGCAAAGAAGGTTCGCCTTGATGACACTGAGGAACTTTGGCTTGGGAAAGAAGAGCTTAGAGCAGCGAATACAGGAGGAGGCCCACCATCTCGTGGAGGCCATAAGAGAGGAGGGAG GACAGCCTTTTGATCCTCACCTCAATATCAACAATGCAGTTTCCAATATTATTTGCTCTATTACTTTTGGAGAGCGCTTTGAGTACCATGACAGTCAGTTTCAGGAGGTGCTGAAGCTACTTGATGAGGCTGTGTGTTTGGAGTCATCAATAATGTGCCAG CTCTACAATATTTTTCCAAAGATACTTCAGTATCTTCCTGGATCACACCAAAAACTTTTCAGAAACTGGCGAAAACTGAAATCGTTTGTTTCTGATATTATTAATATTCACCGGAGAGACTGGGATCCAGATAAGCCGAGAGACTTCATTGATGCTTTCCTCAAGGAAATGGCAAAG TACCCAGACAAGACTACTACAAGTTTCAATGAAGAAAACCTCATCTGCAGCACTCTGGACCTCTTCTTTGCCGGAACAGAGACAACATCCACAACACTGCGCTGGGCTCTGCTCTGCATGGCCCTCTACCCAGAAGTCCAAG aaaaattgCAGGCTGAGATTGACAGAGTGATTGGCCAAGGAAGACAGCCAAACCTGGCAGACAGAGACTCCATGCCCTACACCAATGCTGTAATCCATGAAGTGCAGAGACTAGGCAACATCATCCCCTTGAATGTTCCCAGGGAAGTGGCAGTTGACACCAAGTTGGGTGGATTTAACTTGCCAAAG GAAAGCGAGCTTGTCTTGGAGAACAACTGGCCAGGTCTGAGCTGTTCATTTTTATCACTTCTCTTGTCCAAAAATTTACCTTCAAGCCCCCAGTCAATGAGAAGCTAA